The following proteins come from a genomic window of Ammospiza nelsoni isolate bAmmNel1 chromosome 6, bAmmNel1.pri, whole genome shotgun sequence:
- the LOC132074682 gene encoding galectin-related protein A-like, which yields MTEERCAKVEQYVGEIKGGLRPTMKLTVIGMVHSKPKSFSVSLVCDPVDANKDVGLLFTVNFSEKSITRNARIAGKWGREEKTIPYFPFTAGDTFKMELLCEHQQIRVLLDGRQLCDFTHRVQPLNLVKALRISGDIKLTKVA from the exons ATGACAGAGGAGAGGTGTGCCAAA GTGGAGCAATATGTTGGTGAGATTAAAGGTGGCCTGAGACCAACCATGAAGCTCACAGTCATAGGCATGGTACACTCCAAACCCAAGAG cttttcagtgAGCCTGGTCTGTGATCCAGTGGATGCCAACAAAGACGTTGGGCTGTTATTCACAGTTAACTTCAGTGAGAAATCCATCACTCGAAATGCACGAATTGCTGGTAaatggggaagagaagagaagactaTTCCCTACTTTCCATTTACAGCAGGCGACACGTTCAAG ATGGAGCTCTTATGTGAACACCAGCAAATACGAGTCTTGCTTGATGGACGGCAGCTCTGCGACTTCACTCACCGCGTTCAGCCTCTGAACTTGGTGAAAGCTTTGCGGATCTCAGGGGACATCAAGCTTACCAAAGTGGCTTGA